From Spea bombifrons isolate aSpeBom1 chromosome 6, aSpeBom1.2.pri, whole genome shotgun sequence, a single genomic window includes:
- the BEND5 gene encoding BEN domain-containing protein 5 isoform X1, with amino-acid sequence MFAFVRFLEDNVCYALPAARVRDFQPSCAEDFDNRKVYAVYRSTEEEAGKSGAPQRAQILALAENKSDLENRVMQKKIKIPKLCLNSSDDSWEFKEYEDEDDSEHRHSKRPDGRKHMEGTHKSIEAVVARLEKQNGGVPSHTSNCDEAFLECQAIGHMDRLDEALVPRVLYEELLRSYQQQQEEMRHIQHELERTRRQLVQQAKKLKDYGTLVTEVKELRVLNRRLQDVLLLRLGSVSPWSYRPNGVHGSSQVVIGQENLETNRSEGPAIEFESEKLECREPQPETETQKMKREEANTSSFYPTPAPVLDKYILENGKVHLGSGVWVNEEKWHQLQATQGDSKYTKNLAVMIWGTEVLKNRSVTGVATKKKKDAVPKPPLSPHKLSVVRECMYDRIAQETMDENEIAQRLSKVNKYICEKIMDINKSCKNEERREAKYSVQ; translated from the exons ATGTTCGCCTTTGTCCGCTTCCTAGAAGATAACGTGTGTTACGCTCTGCCTGCGGCCCGGGTCCGAGACTTTCAACCAAGCTGTGCAGAGGATTTCGATAACCGGAAGGTGTACGCAGTGTACCGAAGTACAGAGGAGGAGGCCGGCAAGAGCGGGGCCCCGCAGCGGGCACAGATCCTGGCACTCGCAG aAAACAAAAGTGATCTGGAAAATAGagtaatgcagaaaaaaatcaaaatcccCAAGCTGTGTCTGAACTCTTCAGATGATTCATGGGAGTTTAAAGAGTATGAAGATGAGGATGATTCTGAGCACAGACACAGTAAG AGACCAGATGGAAGAAAGCACATGGAAGGAACCCACAAAAGCATAGAAGCTGTTGTGGCACGGCTTGAGAAACAGAATGGTGGGGTTCCCTCTCACACCTCCAACTGTGATGAAGCCTTTTTGGAGTGCCAAGCCATAGGTCACATGGACAGACTGGATGAGGCATTAGTTCCCAGAGTACTGTATGAGGAGTTACTGAGGAGTTACCAGCAGCAGCAAGAGGAGATGAGACATATTCAGCATGAGCTAGAAAGGACTCGGAGGCAGCTGGTTCAGCAGGCAAAAAAGCTAAAAGATTATGGGACATTAGTCACAGAAGTAAAAGAGCTCCGAGTTCTCAACAGGAGGCTTCAGGATGTGCTGCTGCTAAGGCTTGGAAGTG tCTCTCCCTGGAGTTACAGACCCAATGGAGTTCATGGCTCCTCTCAGGTGGTGATAGGACAGGAAAATCTGGAAACCAACAGAAGTGAAG GTCCCGCCATCGAGTTTGAGAGTGAAAAGTTAGAATGTCGCGAACCTCAACCTGAAACCGAAACACAGAAAATGAAGCGTGAAGAGGCAAATACGTCATCTTTCTACCCCACACCTGCTCCTGTACtagacaaatatattttagaaaatggaAAG GTCCACCTAGGCAGTGGCGTATGGGTAAACGAGGAGAAATGGCACCAGCTTCAAGCAACGCAAGGAGACTCCAAGTACACAAAGAACCTTGCGGTTATGATCTGGGGCACTGAGGTCCTGAAAAACCGTAGCGTCACCGGAGTGGCCACCAAGAAAAAGAAGGATGCAGTCCCGAAGCCACCACTATCACCTCACAAACTAAGTGTTGTCAGAG AATGTATGTACGACAGAATAGCACAAGAGACAATGGATGAAAATGAAATTGCACAAAGGCTGTCCAAAGTCAACAAATATATCTGTGAGAAGATCATGGATATTAATAAATCATGCAAAAATGAAGAGAGACGAGAGGCAAAATACAGTGTGCAATAA
- the BEND5 gene encoding BEN domain-containing protein 5 isoform X2 — protein MFAFVRFLEDNVCYALPAARVRDFQPSCAEDFDNRKVYAVYRSTEEEAGKSGAPQRAQILALAENKSDLENRVMQKKIKIPKLCLNSSDDSWEFKEYEDEDDSEHRHSKRPDGRKHMEGTHKSIEAVVARLEKQNGGVPSHTSNCDEAFLECQAIGHMDRLDEALVPRVLYEELLRSYQQQQEEMRHIQHELERTRRQLVQQAKKLKDYGTLVTEVKELRVLNRRLQDVLLLRLGSGPAIEFESEKLECREPQPETETQKMKREEANTSSFYPTPAPVLDKYILENGKVHLGSGVWVNEEKWHQLQATQGDSKYTKNLAVMIWGTEVLKNRSVTGVATKKKKDAVPKPPLSPHKLSVVRECMYDRIAQETMDENEIAQRLSKVNKYICEKIMDINKSCKNEERREAKYSVQ, from the exons ATGTTCGCCTTTGTCCGCTTCCTAGAAGATAACGTGTGTTACGCTCTGCCTGCGGCCCGGGTCCGAGACTTTCAACCAAGCTGTGCAGAGGATTTCGATAACCGGAAGGTGTACGCAGTGTACCGAAGTACAGAGGAGGAGGCCGGCAAGAGCGGGGCCCCGCAGCGGGCACAGATCCTGGCACTCGCAG aAAACAAAAGTGATCTGGAAAATAGagtaatgcagaaaaaaatcaaaatcccCAAGCTGTGTCTGAACTCTTCAGATGATTCATGGGAGTTTAAAGAGTATGAAGATGAGGATGATTCTGAGCACAGACACAGTAAG AGACCAGATGGAAGAAAGCACATGGAAGGAACCCACAAAAGCATAGAAGCTGTTGTGGCACGGCTTGAGAAACAGAATGGTGGGGTTCCCTCTCACACCTCCAACTGTGATGAAGCCTTTTTGGAGTGCCAAGCCATAGGTCACATGGACAGACTGGATGAGGCATTAGTTCCCAGAGTACTGTATGAGGAGTTACTGAGGAGTTACCAGCAGCAGCAAGAGGAGATGAGACATATTCAGCATGAGCTAGAAAGGACTCGGAGGCAGCTGGTTCAGCAGGCAAAAAAGCTAAAAGATTATGGGACATTAGTCACAGAAGTAAAAGAGCTCCGAGTTCTCAACAGGAGGCTTCAGGATGTGCTGCTGCTAAGGCTTGGAAGTG GTCCCGCCATCGAGTTTGAGAGTGAAAAGTTAGAATGTCGCGAACCTCAACCTGAAACCGAAACACAGAAAATGAAGCGTGAAGAGGCAAATACGTCATCTTTCTACCCCACACCTGCTCCTGTACtagacaaatatattttagaaaatggaAAG GTCCACCTAGGCAGTGGCGTATGGGTAAACGAGGAGAAATGGCACCAGCTTCAAGCAACGCAAGGAGACTCCAAGTACACAAAGAACCTTGCGGTTATGATCTGGGGCACTGAGGTCCTGAAAAACCGTAGCGTCACCGGAGTGGCCACCAAGAAAAAGAAGGATGCAGTCCCGAAGCCACCACTATCACCTCACAAACTAAGTGTTGTCAGAG AATGTATGTACGACAGAATAGCACAAGAGACAATGGATGAAAATGAAATTGCACAAAGGCTGTCCAAAGTCAACAAATATATCTGTGAGAAGATCATGGATATTAATAAATCATGCAAAAATGAAGAGAGACGAGAGGCAAAATACAGTGTGCAATAA